DNA from Rosa rugosa chromosome 6, drRosRugo1.1, whole genome shotgun sequence:
TAGAGTAGTTCTGGGTTAAATGAACTGCATACTCCATACATATACATTCATCATTCCAATGCCTCACAAGCATGCTTCTAACAAGCTAGAGATGAACTGCATAGTCCTAAATATTCCATGCACAAAACAATGGCAAAGGACCATGAACTGAAGTCACTAAGCTAATAATTGACATTTTATACCTGTATGACTAGAGTAACATCTGGATAATCAACCCCTCGTGCGGATACATCAGAAGTCACAAGGATAAGACCCTTTGATTTCCGAAATTCATCGGAAACCCTAGTTCTATAACTCTGTGGCTTTCTGGAGTGGATTTCTCTAACATTCAAGTTCAGCTCACCAAGAAGGTCAGCGACCAGTCGTGTGACCATTGCAGTAGTGCAGAATACGAGAACCTATGCAAAAATGAGAGTCCAATATTATAGATGAAGATTGAAATAATAGTGGTGATGTTCACATCAATGCTCTCCAAAGAAAATCCATTATAGAAGTGATCGATTCAATTGATACTAATGCAAGCATCCACAATTCTTCtacaaaaaaattgaatataCCAACAACCTACTAACCTAGGCTGTGTGGTACTACAATACATACCTTATAGTCAGGATCGTCAGCAATGTGCTCTTTAAGAAGACTATATACAAAGGAAAAGTGTTTGTCCAAAGGAGCAACCAAATGGGTTTGTCTGACCTGAAATCATCAACATTTTTAGAATACAAACCTCAACAATACATACAATTATTAAGTTGTCTGTTGTCAGTATTAGTTATAATATACACATATACATGTCATTCAAGATCCTACCTGCGCATGTGTCTCTTCACTGCCTTCCTGAACCGTGTTAATAAATTCATGATCTCTTTTCAAAGCGATGTGACAGATTTGACGGACCTACAATCAGGGATGATATCATGTCACATATACTGTAATGAATATGTAGgttctttttaaatttttccaaaaaaataaGGTGTGAAAGAAACCTCTTCTGGAACGGTGGCAGAGAACAGTAGTGTCTGTCGCTGTTTTGGAACAGCTGCTATAATCCTTTCAATGTCTTTACGGAACCCCATATCCAGTAGATGATCAGCTTCATCAAGAATGAGGACTTTGACACCCATCAGCCTAGTTGCGAAACCTGCGGTATTCTCAATGTGATCTTTGAGCCTTCCCGGTGTAGCGACAAGAATCTATTAGTTATAAATGTGACAAATCAGATATAGATAACATCATGTGATTATGTTGGCATGAGTTTTCATTTTTGTCCTTAACTGCATCCTATTTATGGTAGACATGCAGCAAAGAGCGAGTATCAAACTAGCTGGGCATTCAGTAAAAGATTATTTTATAGTGGTGATTTAAGTATATGGAATACCTGTTATGTCAGAAAATAGGACAACTACCTTAATTCGACATTTACTCCCTATACCTTAATTCAACCTTCGCTCCTAGTACCTTAATTCCACTTGATATATCCAATCAACTAACTTAGTAAACCATTCACTCCTAACCAATCCATGAGATTCTACTGCTTTAACAATGTCTAATAAAACATCAACTCAATTGATCTTTGACTAGTTAAGTGATCAGGGGAATGAAACAGGACAATACAGCAATTGACAAAGTCCTCCAGAAAAGATAGAGATGTTACCTGGCAAGGGTTTGCTTGCATGCGTTTCTGTTCTAGAGCAAGTCTTGTACCTCCTATCACAACTTGAACACCAATAGAAGGATGATACTTCAACAATTTATTGGCTTCTGCTGCAGCTTGACTCGCCAGCTCTCGGGTTGGGCATATTACAAGTACAGAAATTGGGGGTCTCTTATGATCGCGTCCAATAGGAGGTGAGTTTACAACAACTTCAATTGATGGAAGCTGAAACAAAGAATTTCAGCATTTAGTAGGATGTAAAGAAACTCCTGTAATCACATCTATTGGTAAATAAATGCCATATGATGGATAAACTAGAGAAGCATCGAATTTACAAAGttcatttttactttttaaaacTTATTCAGACAGAGAAACATAAATAAGGTGTCATACCAGGAATGCAACAGTTTTTCCAGTTCCGGTTTTAGCCTTGGCTAGAACATCCTTGCCTACAAAACATAATTAATCAGGAAAAAAGCACTTCCATAACATGAACACACGCAGATCAATCAATTTTAACAACAGATAAGAACAGACATTCTATAGGGGACACAGATTATTCTCTAATTTATGGTCATTACAGATTAAGCAATGGAATTGATGGTTGTTGTTTTAAAACTAGTCCTCTTGAAAATCCACTATTCAAAAGAAAACAGTACCCTAATTGTAACGATCATGAATAGTTCCGTAAAGAGCAAACCTTTGAGTATGATGGGAAGAGTAGCCTCTTGTACCACAGTCATGTTCTCATATCCTGCATCCTTGATTCCCTTCAAGGACAGTGGTGAGACCGAACACTGATCAAACCTGCAAGCATTGCAGAAAAATTTAGCCAATCAAGCAACTTGAAACGAATCCCATCACATAAAATGTCGATGCAAGCATACCTTGACTCGCTCAAATAAGAGTCAGAGTCTCCCGCTGAACTTTTCGGCACAGCCTTCTGAGTCACCACTTCCTTATCCGAACCAAACAATGCAGCTGCACTCTTATTTTTCAATCCTTCATACTCATCATCCTCATCCGCAGCAGCACTATCACTATCTTCCTCGGTAAGCAAATCCCCAATACCAACACCAAGCTCATTCACCTCCTCATCCTCATCACTATCATCCACCACAAGCATTTCCTTTTCCTTCCTCGAATCTCTCCCACCCTTCCTCAACCCCTCGCCGCCTCGTCTGAAACCCGAATCCAcctctctccctcctctctTACTCAAAGAACTCGAACTCGCATTCGAATTCCCTCTGAAATTCGGACCTCTCCTCCCCGGAAACTCATCTTCCTTCTTCACAGCATTGTCCCCGAATTTGTTATCAAACCTTCTATCCATCCGTGGATTTCTAGTAAATGCCGACGGATTCGAGCTCGGAAATCGTCTCCGATTCGACTCACCAAACCGGTCATTCGAGCTCGAACTGCTTCTCGCCGGAAACGACCTACCTTCTCTGTCATCATCATCCCTTTTACTCATCCGAGAACTTCCCGGAAACGACCGACTCGGATTCCGAAACCCTCCCCGAGTTCTCGACTCACAAAACTCGTCGGCGCCGCTATCTCTCCTGCTCCGCTTCGCCGGATACGGCTCTCTATCGCCGCCCCTATCTCTAACCCTACTACCTCTCCGACCACCACCGTCCGATTCCTCTCCCCGGCCAccgcgggtcgggtcggtccTCAACTCGCTGACCCAGTCACTCAGCTCCGCCTCGTCGTCGACCAGGCTCTTGGATCCCCCGACCGCCGCCTTCCGCTCGTAGCCGCGCGAGAATTGGGAGCCCGACCCGGTTCGTGGGGTCCGGAAGGCGCGGGTGGAGAACGTGCGGTGGGAGCCGAGGGCGAGGTACCTGAGGCGGAGCGGGAAGACCCGGGAGAAAGCGGGTACGGGTCGAGGAGCGGAAATGGAGGGTCCGAATTTCATGGAGAGGAAGCGGGTTACTGGGAGAGAAGGGTTGTTGAGGAGGAGCTTAACGGGCATAATAGTGGACGAAAGCGACGTCGTTTTCATGGAGAAGGTGAGACTTGAGAGAGGAGTCTGGAGTCCCCAAAATGGGGATTTTTAGGGTTTAAGAGTTTTGAGGAGACGGAGGTGAAGGGATTTATAGAGATAGGGTTTAAGCTCCCCAGCATTTCTTTCTTATCCCGCCAACTGGGATTGTGGGTTGACCCGTTGGGCCGGATTTATTCATAGTTTACTGGCCCAACCCAAACAGATCACCACCTCGATTTTAACTTTTGCTGCTATGTGGTTACACAAAGTTTGATCTCATGTGGGCCGTTACTAATCGGGTCAATATAGATAGATCATAGATGGATAGTGTTCTCAACTTAACCACTTATTAAaagtaagattttttttttttttttttttgagtaaaaatgTCATCCCAATATTGtatttcagcaagcagtaccaacaCGACACACCCCTAGAGGCCGTCAGAAAGAGCCGTATTACAGAGTACCCTAAGAACCTATTCTCAATACAGAATAAGAAACCAgtatacccccagtacacccaccttttaagattacgcacctttattctaacaaaaacctaacGCTCCGAAGCGAGTAAAAGATCAACAGAGCAAATTAGATCTTTGCGACCTattctctcaaaaaaagaaacttGACCTAACCTCCTTTGATAAAAAAGAAGGCAGACCCAATactaaaactaaaaagaaaaacaaaataacaaaggAGGCCCAACCTCCCACTTGAGGCCCAGAATTCCCAACCATTGGAAACCCTAGCCTGCACAGAACCTCCACCGATAGCAACATGACCGCCGGCGCTACTACTACCATCGCCGATCCCATAGCTCCCAGCCAATTGACCAGACCAGCCACCACATCGCCGCCATCCTCAGCGACCCGGAAAGCATCGACAAACACTACCCAAGCCAGATCCAATCCACCCGGTTCGAACGACGTGGGTAGAAACATGAAACAACCAACAGACTCGCTCTCACTCCTTCCACCATCAACGAGCCATCCAGAAAAAGCCACAACGCTGCCAGACTTGAAATCATGCCGCACCGCCGTCGCAGCCGCCAGCAGAGCACCACCACCGAgatatccccccccccccccccgccatAAGGCAAAGGCGCCTCCAATCAACAGAAGATGAGCAGATGCAGCAAACTCAGCGACTCGATGAAGACGAAGCTCACCGCCGTCCCCGGAAGAGCGATCAGAGAGAAGAGAAAATCCCACCTTTCCAATCGTAGGTATACCGCCGGCCCTCGGGTTAGATAGCCGCAAGCGGACATTCTCGcgtgagagagtcagagagaaaaACATGTTTTTAAGATTTTATTCAAAATACATCAATATAATTAATGGTAAACACTAATTCTTTTCTACTTGATGGAGTAGGAGTGTCCCTCTGGTACTTGATGAATTAGTTTCTACTTCTTGTACAAGCCTGTTCTATCAAAAAAAATTGTCAtcctttttattaaaaaaaaaaaaaacagcaaaaAACTACTTATAATAACTAGTATAAATTATAAAAATTCTATATTgctatttcaaattttcaatagaAAGTTATTTCACTTAAATGtatttttattgattttgtcaagaaaataaaaccctaaatttgAACTGTAATCGCAAAATTTTGTTGTTGcgtattttttgtttgtttttaaacACGAGATTTGATGAAACGATGTATCACTAAGGTCGTGAATTAGATATACAAAACATCTTTTCTTGCTattggaaggaaaaaaaaaaggtgtagtAGTTTTGAGTTTGTAGTTAACACGAACGCAGGTCCGGAGTCTCAGCTGGTTTAGTGAGGTATGCGAGGCCTCCACCTGTCAAATACAATACACAAGCATCAAGAGGGAGACAATGCGAACGATCTTCAtgctctgatgcctaagtcagtaaaTGTATTAATATTGGCAGAGTGTTAGGTAATAATAAGTGtgtaggagagagagagagagagagagagagagagagagagagagagagagagagagagagagagagagagagagagagagagagagagagagattttatAGGGGATTAGCCTCAGCCTTGTTTTCAATGTGGAACTGAAATGCATCAGTTTCCTTTCCCCAAGCACACGTATTTCACTTGGAAGTTGGGGCTAGCAATCATCTTCCTTTAGTGTTTGACTTGAAGGGAGTTGGTCTGCCGAAACAGCAAAGGTCTACTAGGAGGTTTTTATTTGAAAGCTTTTGGGTCAAAGATGATCAATGTGGGTCTATTGTGAAGGATGCATGGGGAGTAATGGAATCTGAAACTCTATCTTCAAAGTTACGGTTCTGTGCAGAGAGGTTACAAGAGTGGAatcagaaggttgtgggtcatATTCCAAGGAAGATTGCAGCGTTGAAAGCTGAGTTGCAGCGCTATCCAATTGATGTGTCCTCTGATGCAGAGAAAAGTCAACGTAGGGCTATAAGATATGAGCTGGAAAAATATGCCGAATATGAGGAGTCTCTTTGGAAGCAGAAATCCCGTGTTCAATGGTTGCAAGAGGGAGACAAGAACACGAAGTTCTTCCATGCTATGGCCAAGGGACGTGGTCAACAGAATAAAATCCAAGGTGTATTTGATGAAGATGGAGTTTGGTGTGAAGACCTGGAAACAATTCAAAATGCTTTTGTTTCTTATTTCTCTAATTTGTATACAGCAGAAGGGTGTAATAATGTGAGTTTGGTGCTAGATACCATTCCGAAGAAAGTTACAGATGAAGTGAATGGCAAGCTGTTACAGAAATTTGAGAGATGGGAAATAGAGGTGGCCTTGAAACACATGGGTGCAACAAAGTCTCCAGGACTGGATGGTATGTCGGTGTTATTCTTTAAATCTTACTGGGAGGTAGTGGGAGATGTTGTTTGTGATTTCTGTTTGGGTGTATTAAATGACGGGAAGGACTTGGCTGATTTTAATCATACTCTCATATCACTTATTCCAAAAATTTCGTCTCCGAAGCAGGTGACAGAGTTTCGACCTATAAGCCTTTGTTCCACAGTGTATAAGTTAATTTCTAAAACCATTGCAAATAGATTGAAGAAGCATCTGCCAGATATCATCTCTAGTACTCAAAGTGCTTTTGTTCCCGGTCGAAACATCCAGGACAATGTCATTGCAGCCTTTGAAACTGTCCATAGCATTCGTGTTCAGAAGACAACTACAGAGCCAAAGATGGTGCTTAAATTAGATATTAGCAAAGCATATGATCGGGTAGAGTGGATTTTTCTTGAAGAGGTAATGAAGAAGTTGGGGTTTGCGGATCAGTGGGTGAGTTTAATAATGAAGTGTGTTCAGTCGGTATCTTTTTCTATCCTATGGAAAGGTCAACCGGTTGGACACTTTAACCCCACAAGAGGCATTCGGCAAGGTGATCCTCTTTctccatatctttttcttcttgtatCTGAAGGTTTATCAGGTCTTCTTCATCAAGCAGACGAGAGGGGTTGGATTCACGGGGTGAAAGTGACTCCTTCTGCACCATCCATTTCTCATCTCTTGTTTGCAGATGACAGTTTATTATTTGTGAATGCAACCACCCAGGATTGTGTTTCCTTGAAGCAGTGCTTGTTACTTTATGAGAGTGCTGCAGGGCAGCGTATCAACTTTCAAAAATCGACACTGTCTTTTGGTCCTAATGTTTATGATCAGGTGAGAATGGAGATACAAGAAATTCTAAGTGTCCCGGTGGTGGATTTTCATGAGAAGTATTTAGGCCtccctgtttggacccaaaataaacattttggcctgacaaggcacgtcttggagaaattgagcaaatgtcagtggctcaagctatatattatcGACAaattcgaaatatatatttagatgctaaataaagcctattatggaagcatggaagcatgtaaacatgaaaagtcaactttagcacattttcctacttcggctaggagaaaccgagctaaacaaggaaggaggggctgcagactaaccaaatgaaattgaaatgagctaaaactgtccagatcaaatctagacatcccaaggatcatttcttatgaagagtgccagagatattttAGAGTGGAAGGcattcaaacaatcagtccaattttctacagaagcaaaactggaaaactggacctgtaagaggtccagcagcatttccagcccaaccgcatggaataaagctctgaaaatttgtcaggatgatctacactcatagtggaacattttttatgaagaagtcgaaagctcattcggaagtcttgttggagaaataattgaaggaataaagaggcagaaactgacctaaaaccagctcaatattcacatgttcatgtttcctacccacatgaagaaagctagatgcttttcttcttttccttggatatatttttcatgacaatctctttaatagatcatcatcacttctatgtttctacaccttcatgctttgctttcatttcatcatttctctatcttttccatattttacaaatcactttcatactccactttcattatttttcttccactcatcatttcactcttctttttcttccctatataaacacattctcctctcattctaaaacacacattcacattcaacaacaacatctctaagatgatctaagttctctctagagcaaacctctctaagagtaactcctctccttctctttctcttaccggtgatcacactcctagtcctagtcttctcagaagccgactttcagtgccaccaaatcctctgtcaacgtgcttcggtcctagtctccttgggagccgacggtagtgccgcaaccacaacggttacagaaccagccaagcaagggtaacgccctagcaacccagccaagctaaagtcacgctttagcaagatctcaatacttcccggtgatttcgctctgctcaatctgcaatattgagtatcgattgtgtgaacaagaagaaactacagcaaagtcctcaccacgaggcacaaagaatcccgcgacgaggttggtgctctcctcgtctacaatcgcttgatagaagtcaggtcaagggacacccccgacgaccgcacccgaacggtgctggcacgcccgcgcaagaaaagagactgttgaccagctgcaacaaaattggagccaaacactccCAACGACGATAGGTAGGAACAAGAAAGATGTTTTCCGGAAGATGAATGAAAGATTGGATTTTCATTTACAGGGTTGGCAAGGGAAGTTCCTCTCAAAAGCGGGTAAGCTTGTTTTAATTAAagcagtggctcaagctattcCCACTTATTCTATGAGTGTGTTCCAATTGCCAGTTGGTGTGTGCAAGAAATTTCAATCGAAAGTTAGTCAATTTTGGTGGGGTAAAAGTGGTGGAGCTAGAGGAATTCATTGGTGTAGTTGGGAGAGGTTGTGTAACAAGAAGGAGGATGGTGGGTTAGGCTTCCGGGACCTAAGGGCTTTTAATCAATCCATGCTTGCTAAGACAGTTTGGCGAATCTTCTGGGGTAGACCTTCTTTGGTTAGTACGCTTCTGCAAGCAAAATATTTTCCAAATACGAGTTTTCTGAATGCTTCCTTAGGGACAACGCCTTCGGCAGTTTGGAGAGGATTATTATGGGGGAAACAAGTTCTTGATCATGGAACGAGATGGCGAATTGGAAATGGGAAAAGTGTTAGTATTAAAGGCGATCGTTGGCTACCCTCCCCAACAGGTTTTAAAGTCGTATCTCCTCTTAATATTTCGGTGGATTTAAAGGTGGAAAGTTTGTTTACTGAGTCTGGAGCTTGGAACGTTCCTTTATTAAAAtcaatctttctttttttttttttttttttgaaaggaaaaatcAATCTTTCTTGCACATGAGGTTGACATGATTTTAAGTATGCCTATGGGTTTGAGATCCGTTCCAGACAAGTTGGTATGGCACTTTACAACAAATGGCAGCTTTAGTGTAAAGACAGGGTACTGGGTGGCCCGGGGTTTGCAAGCTAAGAATGGTAATAGTGTGGCTGGGAGCAGTTCTTCTACTCTTCCAGATATATGGAAAAAGGTTTGGAGCCTATTTGTCCCACACAAGATTAAATTATTGCTTTGGAGGGCCATTCAAAATTTTTTGCCATGTGGTCATAATCtacaaaaaagaagaattacACCAGATGCAAGTTGTTGGCAATGCGGTGCTCCTTGTGAAACTCCTATTCATGTTTTTTGGGATTGTCCTATGGCTAGAAGAGTGTGGAATCTGACCTTCTTGAGTGAAGTTTGTAATACGTGGAAGGAGCCCTCCTTCTTGGATTTAATTTCACATGTGCAAAAGGTTGCTGTAAGAAGTGACATGGAGTTCTTTGGATTAATGGTGTGGTGGCTTTGGAGAAATAGAAATCTGCATAGGCATGGAGAAAAGACTTTGAGATCAGAGGATTTGGTGCTAGCTGATGGGGAGTGGCAGATGCAGTATTGCAATGCCAATATCAAGAATTCGGATCATGTTTTGCCTAATTCGGTGGTACAGAGGGAGACTGCGAGTTGGGAACCTCCAGGTATGGGATGTCTCAAATTAAATTTTGACGGCGCTACCAATGTCAGAAATGGTGTAAGTGGAATTGGAGCTGTTTTCCGGGATCATTTGGGCAAGCTTAAAGGTGCCTTGGCAGTTCCTCAGGTCGGTAACCTTCCCCCAAGAGCAGTGGAGTCTTTAGCGATGCTTCATGGTCTAAGGTTTGCTTTGCATGTTGGGTTTAATAAATTGGAAGTGGAGGGAGATGCTTTAACAGTTTTCAATGCTTTAAATATTAGTAGTGATGACCTAAGTTTGGAAGGTCATATTTTAGATGAAGTTAGACAGTTACTTAAGTCTTTTGTTAGTTGTAGTTGGCGGTTTGTAAGGCGAGATTGTAACAAGGTTGCACATCGCCTTGCAAAAGAAGCCTTGAAGTTGAGTCACCCTTTATTatgtttggagtcggggcctaGTTGGCTCTACCAGTGTGTCAGTATGGACTTCGAGTGTGAAATCTAATGTGGGCATAGTTTTCTTCTGAAAGCTTTTGCTCCCAATCTCATTGTAATCTTcgtttattaatgaagttcatcttttgatcaaaaaaaaagaaatgcatCAGTTTTGAGCATTCTACCCTCTATGGCATTTGTTGTGACTGGGCCTGAGTCTGGCTCAAGTGAAAGTCTGGCTTCTGGTGTTCCCGTAGGTAGGTCACACCCGCGAGAACTTGGCATAACCGGAGATACCTCCAAGCCATAACTGATTATGCTGGGCAATGTGGTGTATGTACAAGATGTGTTCAATGGGAAATAAACAAATGCACGAGAATTATTCAATTTGTTTCTAATAAATTCGGTGAGCGCGTGTGCACTTGCCGATTTCGCAACCCTATTTGTGCAATTGAATTGACGGTTCACACTTCACAATCACCCAATTAAGAGCAAACCTCACAAGTACATGGCATGGGTAACAAACAATTAGGTGCTGGGCTCCATTAATTATTCGGATTGAGACGAGCGGGTTGAGAGAAACATTGCCAAAGACAAAGGTCTCCAAATTGTGAAGAAGAAAGGTTGATGATCGACCTGGTGAAGATGATATGAAGTGGTCCTTGCCTCCAATAATTTCTCAATAGGTTCGAAAGAAACTTTGGGGCCCTAATGCTAATTCATATGGGTCCAAAATCCAAACTAGAAACCAAACTAATTGATCAGAGAGGTTTCTGAAGTTGTTGCATACTAAGAAATTGGATTTAGACGTCTTGATTATTGTTATC
Protein-coding regions in this window:
- the LOC133714815 gene encoding DEAD-box ATP-dependent RNA helicase 31-like, encoding MKTTSLSSTIMPVKLLLNNPSLPVTRFLSMKFGPSISAPRPVPAFSRVFPLRLRYLALGSHRTFSTRAFRTPRTGSGSQFSRGYERKAAVGGSKSLVDDEAELSDWVSELRTDPTRGGRGEESDGGGRRGSRVRDRGGDREPYPAKRSRRDSGADEFCESRTRGGFRNPSRSFPGSSRMSKRDDDDREGRSFPARSSSSSNDRFGESNRRRFPSSNPSAFTRNPRMDRRFDNKFGDNAVKKEDEFPGRRGPNFRGNSNASSSSLSKRGGREVDSGFRRGGEGLRKGGRDSRKEKEMLVVDDSDEDEEVNELGVGIGDLLTEEDSDSAAADEDDEYEGLKNKSAAALFGSDKEVVTQKAVPKSSAGDSDSYLSESRFDQCSVSPLSLKGIKDAGYENMTVVQEATLPIILKGKDVLAKAKTGTGKTVAFLLPSIEVVVNSPPIGRDHKRPPISVLVICPTRELASQAAAEANKLLKYHPSIGVQVVIGGTRLALEQKRMQANPCQILVATPGRLKDHIENTAGFATRLMGVKVLILDEADHLLDMGFRKDIERIIAAVPKQRQTLLFSATVPEEVRQICHIALKRDHEFINTVQEGSEETHAQVRQTHLVAPLDKHFSFVYSLLKEHIADDPDYKVLVFCTTAMVTRLVADLLGELNLNVREIHSRKPQSYRTRVSDEFRKSKGLILVTSDVSARGVDYPDVTLVIQVGIPADRQQYIHRLGRTGRKGKEGQGILLLAPWEEFFLSTIKDLPMTKAPVPLVDPDTTKKVARALSQVDMKNKEAAYQAWLGYYNSNKKIGRDKHRLVELVNEFSRSMGLDNPPAIAKLVLGKMGLKNVPGLRSK
- the LOC133716766 gene encoding uncharacterized protein LOC133716766, encoding MESETLSSKLRFCAERLQEWNQKVVGHIPRKIAALKAELQRYPIDVSSDAEKSQRRAIRYELEKYAEYEESLWKQKSRVQWLQEGDKNTKFFHAMAKGRGQQNKIQGVFDEDGVWCEDLETIQNAFVSYFSNLYTAEGCNNVSLVLDTIPKKVTDEVNGKLLQKFERWEIEVALKHMGATKSPGLDGMSVLFFKSYWEVVGDVVCDFCLGVLNDGKDLADFNHTLISLIPKISSPKQVTEFRPISLCSTVYKLISKTIANRLKKHLPDIISSTQSAFVPGRNIQDNVIAAFETVHSIRVQKTTTEPKMVLKLDISKAYDRVEWIFLEEVMKKLGFADQWVSLIMKCVQSVSFSILWKGQPVGHFNPTRGIRQGDPLSPYLFLLVSEGLSGLLHQADERGWIHGVKVTPSAPSISHLLFADDSLLFVNATTQDCVSLKQCLLLYESAAGQRINFQKSTLSFGPNVYDQGWQGKFLSKAGKLVLIKAVAQAIPTYSMSVFQLPVGVCKKFQSKVSQFWWGKSGGARGIHWCSWERLCNKKEDGGLGFRDLRAFNQSMLAKTVWRIFWGRPSLVSTLLQAKYFPNTSFLNASLGTTPSAVWRGLLWGKQVLDHGTRWRIGNGKSVSIKGDRWLPSPTGFKVVSPLNISVDLKVENKLVWHFTTNGSFSVKTGYWVARGLQAKNGNSVAGSSSSTLPDIWKKVWSLFVPHKIKLLLWRAIQNFLPCGHNLQKRRITPDASCWQCGAPCETPIHVFWDCPMARRVWNLTFLSEVCNTWKEPSFLDLISHVQKVAVRSDMEFFGLMVWWLWRNRNLHRHGEKTLRSEDLVLADGEWQMQYCNANIKNSDHVLPNSVVQRETASWEPPGMGCLKLNFDGATNVRNGVSGIGAVFRDHLGKLKGALAVPQVGNLPPRAVESLAMLHGLRFALHVGFNKLEVEGDALTVFNALNISSDDLSLEGHILDEVRQLLKSFVSCSWRFVRRDCNKVAHRLAKEALKLSHPLLCLESGPSWLYQCVSMDFECEI